From one Phocaeicola salanitronis DSM 18170 genomic stretch:
- a CDS encoding AlbA family DNA-binding domain-containing protein, with translation MTHPADYIQRLISEGEHVHQDFKFEISDARKIAKSISAFANTEGGRLLVGVKDNGKIAGVRSEEEIYMIEAAAQRYCQPPVDLHTYIYKVEGKDVLEVVIDESPRKPVYALDAEERRWAYVRIKDENILASPIHLNIWQHNRHEEKVIIAYTQREQQVLNLLAQHPCLTLNQCQRLTRMNRKLITNLLADFIRFGLVEQVFTGHAFYFRLKD, from the coding sequence ATGACACATCCGGCAGACTACATACAGCGGCTTATCAGCGAAGGCGAACACGTGCATCAAGACTTCAAGTTCGAAATCTCCGACGCACGCAAGATAGCCAAAAGCATCTCCGCCTTTGCCAATACCGAAGGAGGACGCCTGCTGGTAGGAGTAAAAGACAACGGAAAGATAGCCGGCGTTCGCTCCGAAGAAGAAATCTACATGATAGAAGCTGCAGCCCAACGTTATTGCCAGCCGCCCGTCGACCTGCATACCTATATATATAAGGTAGAAGGAAAAGATGTGCTGGAAGTGGTAATCGATGAAAGCCCGCGAAAACCCGTCTACGCCCTCGATGCCGAAGAACGGCGGTGGGCATACGTCCGCATCAAGGACGAAAACATTCTGGCAAGCCCTATCCACCTGAACATCTGGCAGCACAACCGGCACGAGGAAAAGGTCATCATCGCCTACACCCAACGCGAACAACAAGTACTGAACCTGCTGGCACAACATCCTTGCCTCACCCTCAACCAATGCCAACGCCTCACCCGGATGAACCGCAAGCTAATCACCAACCTCCTTGCCGACTTTATCCGCTTCGGACTGGTAGAGCAGGTGTTCACCGGACACGCGTTTTATTTCCGGCTGAAAGATTAG
- a CDS encoding LrgB family protein, with product MDFFTNKFFLLAITFGFYFLSKVIQKKTGWLVLNPILLAIALLICFLRCTDISYETYSEAGSLVEFWLKPAVVALGVPLYLQLKMIRKQLLPILISQLAGCIVGLVAVTIIAKLMGATPEVIMSLAPKSVTTPIAMEVSDSVGGIPSLTAAVVIVVGLFGAICGFKVLQVGHVGSPIAQGLSMGTASHAVGTSRAMEVSGKYGAYASLGLTLNGILTALLAPTILHLLGLY from the coding sequence ATGGATTTTTTCACAAATAAATTCTTTTTGCTTGCCATAACTTTCGGTTTTTATTTCTTGTCGAAAGTGATTCAGAAGAAAACGGGATGGCTTGTCCTGAATCCCATTTTGCTTGCCATTGCCTTGTTGATTTGTTTTTTGCGGTGTACGGACATTTCGTATGAAACGTACTCCGAGGCAGGCTCTTTGGTCGAGTTTTGGTTGAAGCCTGCCGTGGTGGCATTGGGAGTCCCTCTTTATCTGCAATTGAAAATGATACGGAAGCAGCTGTTGCCGATTCTTATTTCCCAGTTGGCAGGATGTATAGTAGGGCTGGTTGCGGTAACCATTATCGCGAAACTGATGGGTGCAACTCCCGAAGTGATAATGTCGCTTGCCCCGAAATCGGTTACGACTCCGATTGCGATGGAGGTCTCGGATTCTGTAGGAGGCATTCCTTCGTTGACGGCAGCTGTGGTGATTGTGGTTGGACTATTTGGCGCCATTTGCGGATTCAAGGTGTTGCAGGTGGGGCATGTAGGAAGCCCCATCGCACAAGGCTTGTCGATGGGGACGGCTTCGCATGCTGTCGGTACGTCGCGTGCGATGGAAGTAAGCGGGAAATACGGCGCATACGCCAGTTTGGGACTGACTTTGAATGGAATCCTGACTGCTTTGCTTGCTCCTACGATTTTGCATCTGTTGGGGCTTTACTAA
- a CDS encoding CidA/LrgA family protein: MVRQCSILFGCLALGELVVYLTGIHLPSSIIGMLLLTLFLQLGWIKLEWVQGLTNFLVANLGFFFVPSGVALMLYFDVIKAQFWPIVVATLVSTVLVLVVTGWVHQIVRKHGFFHK; encoded by the coding sequence ATGGTTCGTCAGTGTTCAATTTTGTTTGGATGCCTTGCGTTGGGTGAACTGGTGGTTTACCTGACAGGGATTCACCTTCCTTCAAGCATCATCGGAATGCTTTTGCTTACTTTGTTTTTGCAATTGGGGTGGATTAAGTTAGAATGGGTACAAGGGTTAACCAATTTTCTGGTTGCTAACTTAGGATTCTTTTTTGTGCCTTCGGGGGTTGCGTTAATGCTTTACTTCGATGTTATCAAGGCTCAGTTCTGGCCGATAGTCGTAGCTACGCTGGTCAGTACGGTTTTAGTGTTAGTGGTTACAGGTTGGGTTCATCAAATTGTCAGGAAACATGGATTTTTTCACAAATAA
- the pta gene encoding phosphate acetyltransferase — MDLISQIVERAKANKQRIVLPEGTEERTLKAANQILTDGVADLILLGNPDEIMGLAKEWGLGNIHKATIINPETSPKKEEYAQLLCELRKKKGMTIEEARKLVVDPLYYGCLMIKSGDADGQLAGARNTTGNVLRPALQIIKTAPGITCVSGAMLLLTHAPECGENGVIVMGDVAVTPVPDADQLAQIAVCTARTAKAVAGIEPRVAMLSFSTKGSAKHEVVDKVVEALGKAKAMDPTLKIDGEMQADAALVPRIGQSKAPGSEIAGHANVLVVPCLEVGNISYKLVERLGHATAVGPILQGIARPVNDLSRGCCIDDVYKMIAITANQAIAAKAE, encoded by the coding sequence ATGGATTTAATTAGTCAAATCGTTGAACGCGCTAAAGCAAACAAACAGCGCATCGTGCTTCCGGAAGGAACAGAAGAACGTACTTTGAAAGCTGCCAATCAAATATTGACAGATGGTGTAGCCGACCTGATTCTGTTGGGCAACCCTGACGAAATTATGGGACTTGCCAAAGAATGGGGATTGGGAAACATCCACAAAGCAACCATCATCAACCCGGAAACCAGTCCGAAAAAAGAAGAATACGCTCAACTATTGTGCGAACTTCGCAAGAAAAAAGGCATGACTATCGAAGAAGCCCGCAAACTGGTCGTTGACCCCTTGTACTACGGATGCCTGATGATTAAGTCGGGTGATGCCGACGGCCAACTGGCAGGCGCACGCAACACGACAGGCAACGTATTGCGTCCGGCTTTGCAGATTATCAAGACTGCTCCGGGCATCACTTGCGTATCAGGTGCCATGCTGCTTTTGACACACGCTCCCGAATGTGGAGAAAACGGTGTCATCGTAATGGGCGACGTAGCTGTTACTCCGGTTCCGGATGCCGACCAATTGGCTCAGATTGCTGTCTGCACTGCCCGTACAGCGAAAGCCGTTGCAGGAATCGAACCGCGTGTAGCCATGTTGAGTTTCTCTACCAAAGGCTCTGCAAAACATGAAGTGGTAGACAAGGTAGTAGAAGCATTAGGTAAAGCCAAAGCTATGGATCCGACATTGAAGATTGACGGAGAAATGCAAGCCGATGCCGCCTTGGTTCCGAGAATCGGACAAAGCAAAGCACCGGGTTCGGAAATCGCAGGCCACGCCAACGTATTGGTTGTTCCATGCCTGGAAGTAGGCAACATCTCTTATAAATTGGTAGAACGTCTGGGACATGCTACCGCCGTAGGCCCTATCCTCCAAGGCATCGCCCGTCCGGTCAACGACTTGTCGCGCGGATGTTGCATCGATGATGTATACAAGATGATTGCCATTACCGCTAACCAGGCTATTGCAGCTAAAGCGGAATAA
- a CDS encoding acetate kinase, with product MKVLVLNCGSSSIKYKLFEMTTKQILAQGGIEKIGLPGSFLKMTLPGGEKKIIEKDVPEHTTGVQFIFDTLTNPEYGAVKDLHEIKAVGHRVLHGGTKFSGSVLIDDAVIAAVEECCDLGPLHNPANLKGIYAVQKLLPEVPQVAVFDTAFHQTMPDYAYLYAIPYRYFEKYGIRRYGFHGTSHRYVSKRVCDFLGIPQEGTRVITCHVGNGGSIAAVKDGKCVDTSMGLTPLEGLMMGTRSGDIDGGAITYIMKKEGLTPDEMSNLLNKKSGVLGMFEKSSDMRELEAAVKNGEERAILTEKMYFYRITKYIGAYAAAMNGVDIILFTGGVGENQSSARAAVCKNLEYLGVKLDEEMNNKIHGEEAVISTPDSKVKVVVIPTDEEMMIATDTMNILNERNK from the coding sequence ATGAAAGTATTAGTACTCAATTGCGGAAGTTCATCCATCAAATATAAATTGTTTGAGATGACCACCAAACAAATCCTCGCACAAGGAGGCATCGAGAAAATCGGCTTGCCCGGCTCATTCCTGAAAATGACATTGCCAGGCGGAGAAAAGAAAATCATCGAAAAAGACGTACCGGAACATACTACGGGCGTACAATTCATCTTCGACACATTGACCAACCCCGAATACGGAGCTGTGAAAGACTTGCACGAAATCAAAGCCGTAGGTCATCGCGTGCTGCATGGAGGAACAAAATTCAGCGGTTCTGTACTGATTGACGATGCTGTGATTGCAGCCGTAGAAGAATGCTGCGACTTAGGCCCGCTTCACAATCCGGCAAACCTGAAAGGTATCTATGCCGTACAGAAACTGTTGCCCGAAGTGCCTCAGGTAGCCGTATTCGATACTGCATTCCATCAGACCATGCCCGATTATGCTTATCTGTATGCAATCCCTTACCGCTACTTTGAGAAATACGGCATACGCCGGTATGGATTCCACGGAACCTCTCACCGCTATGTTTCAAAACGTGTATGCGATTTCTTAGGCATTCCGCAAGAAGGCACACGTGTCATCACCTGCCACGTAGGAAACGGCGGCTCCATTGCAGCTGTAAAAGACGGCAAATGCGTAGATACAAGCATGGGACTGACTCCGCTGGAAGGTTTGATGATGGGTACCCGCAGCGGTGACATCGACGGAGGAGCCATTACGTACATCATGAAGAAAGAAGGACTGACACCCGATGAGATGTCGAACTTGCTGAACAAGAAGAGCGGCGTATTGGGCATGTTCGAAAAGTCAAGCGACATGCGTGAACTGGAAGCAGCCGTAAAGAACGGAGAAGAACGCGCCATCCTGACCGAAAAGATGTACTTCTACCGCATTACCAAATACATCGGCGCATACGCCGCTGCCATGAATGGCGTAGACATCATCCTGTTCACAGGCGGCGTAGGCGAAAACCAGTCGAGCGCACGTGCCGCTGTTTGCAAGAATCTGGAATACTTAGGCGTAAAGCTCGACGAAGAAATGAATAACAAGATTCATGGAGAAGAAGCCGTTATCTCTACCCCCGACTCGAAAGTGAAAGTGGTAGTCATCCCAACCGATGAAGAAATGATGATTGCTACAGACACCATGAACATCCTGAACGAACGCAATAAGTAA
- a CDS encoding sugar kinase yields the protein MKKKIVTFGEIMLRLTTPDNLRIQQSRDFLVNYGGSEANVAISIANFGGEVEFITRLPDNALGDTCLVELRSHNIGTKHVLTGGKRLGTYYMEKAAAMRNSKVIYDRENSAFSELKPGMIDWRDAFKDAGIFHWSGIDAALTPGLADVCKEAIDIAKEMGLTVSYDINYRKNLWNYGKSAQEVLRPLMTSSDIMFGSEGEYALLMGLKAPGFKATRNGEAYDTAAYEAFCKEISRQVPDCKYIYIALRNVISSAHHTFAGVLYSHGTMKHTRVFDIDEVIDCVGVGDAFCGAMLYAQHAFEDEQKRVDFSTAASVLKNTIAGDYNMVKVAEVEGLLAKQESGEVAR from the coding sequence ATGAAAAAAAAAATTGTAACATTCGGTGAGATTATGCTGAGACTCACCACTCCCGACAATCTCCGCATACAACAAAGCCGGGACTTTTTGGTAAACTATGGAGGAAGTGAAGCCAATGTAGCGATTTCGATTGCTAACTTTGGCGGAGAAGTGGAATTCATTACCCGCCTTCCCGACAATGCATTAGGCGACACCTGTCTGGTAGAATTGCGTTCGCACAATATCGGGACAAAACATGTATTGACCGGAGGAAAAAGGTTAGGAACCTATTACATGGAAAAAGCCGCTGCCATGCGTAACTCTAAAGTAATTTACGACCGCGAGAATTCAGCTTTTTCCGAACTAAAACCCGGAATGATAGATTGGCGTGACGCTTTCAAAGATGCCGGCATTTTCCATTGGTCGGGCATCGATGCCGCATTGACTCCCGGACTTGCCGATGTTTGTAAAGAAGCCATCGATATCGCCAAGGAAATGGGACTGACCGTTTCTTACGACATCAATTACCGCAAGAACCTTTGGAACTATGGCAAGAGCGCACAGGAAGTATTGCGCCCCCTTATGACTTCAAGCGACATCATGTTCGGAAGCGAAGGAGAATACGCCCTGCTGATGGGACTGAAAGCACCCGGATTTAAAGCTACCCGCAACGGAGAAGCTTACGATACCGCAGCCTACGAGGCGTTCTGTAAAGAAATCAGCCGGCAAGTACCCGATTGCAAATACATTTACATCGCGTTAAGAAACGTCATCAGTTCGGCACACCACACCTTCGCCGGAGTACTTTACTCACACGGAACGATGAAACATACCCGCGTATTTGACATTGATGAAGTAATCGATTGCGTTGGCGTAGGAGATGCCTTCTGCGGCGCCATGCTGTATGCCCAACATGCCTTCGAAGACGAACAGAAACGCGTAGACTTTTCTACCGCCGCATCGGTATTGAAGAACACCATTGCCGGAGACTATAATATGGTAAAAGTAGCGGAAGTAGAAGGATTACTCGCCAAGCAGGAAAGCGGAGAAGTAGCCAGATAA
- a CDS encoding transcription termination/antitermination NusG family protein has protein sequence MPDKLNHVDYRWYIVRTRPRQERKLAELLEQYKAKSVNILEVYAPTHTTVNIRHEGSERQAPLFVGTIFVLATQKALTDFMEEHSLNGILQYERKNGKGEKTRLRVIPEEQMRAFRDYNENYADRVIVLERPYTDYAFNAKSDEPNEIVRVIDGPLAGRKGYICRFRRDKRLVFRVCGMEPGSYLTVSYPNAWDLHVVRLHNAEGDRLSAGTEKGRAVDLLTGILQACGYSGQTLPMLYEITDRLRAKPSLVALCQDLYKKGDTALSQRLTQMSGKEAELILNLIRYERDNPGYVKANWNKASLRPFLTPTSGIEMEEGKDEAELPHTGFTEIIRKVGITEEVYYPSKEQEETVTTTYYAHIGKAPLTCGERAVNENGHSHPSHLMEKAGEGLNFIFFANWDTFLHEYFLTAGKAHEKLVGGTVQDEKEDGKKAKLIESFRNYAPTLYRVLTDSSSPVKPIPDFTIGKTTLNVMAITTTDQEKGKDELIKTCTDICKEINNTTHLAVWRRYLRTVWLHE, from the coding sequence ATGCCCGACAAACTCAACCACGTGGATTACCGCTGGTATATCGTGCGTACACGTCCCCGGCAGGAAAGGAAGCTGGCGGAACTTCTGGAACAGTACAAGGCAAAGTCCGTGAACATCCTCGAAGTCTATGCACCTACCCATACCACCGTCAACATCCGCCACGAAGGAAGCGAGAGGCAGGCACCTCTGTTTGTGGGGACTATATTCGTGCTTGCCACCCAAAAAGCCTTGACGGATTTCATGGAAGAACACTCCCTGAACGGTATCTTGCAATATGAGCGTAAGAACGGGAAAGGAGAAAAGACACGCCTGCGGGTCATCCCCGAAGAACAGATGCGTGCTTTCCGCGACTATAACGAAAACTATGCCGACCGGGTAATCGTACTCGAACGTCCTTACACAGACTATGCCTTCAATGCCAAATCCGATGAGCCTAACGAAATTGTGCGTGTCATCGACGGACCATTGGCAGGGCGAAAAGGCTACATTTGCCGCTTCCGCCGCGATAAAAGGTTAGTGTTCCGGGTATGCGGCATGGAGCCGGGCAGTTACCTTACCGTTTCCTATCCCAATGCATGGGACTTACACGTGGTGCGCCTGCACAACGCCGAAGGAGACCGCTTGTCCGCCGGCACCGAAAAAGGACGTGCCGTCGACCTGCTCACCGGCATCCTGCAAGCCTGCGGATACAGCGGACAAACACTTCCGATGCTTTACGAGATAACAGACCGGCTGAGAGCCAAGCCTTCATTGGTTGCCCTCTGCCAAGACCTTTACAAGAAAGGAGATACAGCCTTAAGCCAGCGCCTGACACAAATGAGCGGCAAGGAGGCGGAACTTATCCTTAACCTCATACGTTACGAGCGCGACAATCCCGGTTACGTGAAAGCCAACTGGAATAAAGCCAGCCTCCGCCCCTTCCTCACCCCTACATCGGGCATAGAAATGGAAGAAGGCAAAGACGAAGCAGAGCTTCCGCACACAGGCTTTACCGAAATTATCCGCAAGGTTGGCATCACGGAAGAGGTCTACTATCCCAGCAAGGAGCAAGAAGAAACGGTTACAACGACCTATTATGCACATATAGGAAAAGCCCCTCTCACCTGTGGGGAAAGAGCTGTAAACGAGAATGGGCATTCGCACCCCTCTCACCTTATGGAGAAAGCCGGAGAGGGGCTGAACTTCATTTTCTTTGCCAACTGGGACACATTTCTCCATGAATATTTCCTGACGGCAGGAAAAGCCCATGAGAAGCTGGTCGGCGGAACGGTACAAGACGAAAAAGAAGACGGAAAAAAAGCAAAACTCATCGAATCGTTCCGCAATTACGCCCCTACCCTATACAGGGTATTAACGGATAGCAGTTCGCCCGTAAAGCCTATCCCGGATTTTACAATCGGCAAAACCACCCTGAATGTAATGGCTATAACCACAACCGACCAGGAAAAAGGAAAAGATGAACTGATTAAGACATGTACCGATATCTGCAAAGAAATAAACAACACCACACACTTAGCGGTCTGGCGCAGGTATTTGCGGACGGTATGGCTGCATGAGTAA
- a CDS encoding ATP-binding protein, whose product MLYPIGIQSFADIRERGFVYVDKTAMVYQMALRGKFYFLSRPRRFGKSLLVSTMEAYFLGKKELFKGLAIEKLETDWVQYPILHLDLNAQNYTNENALQEELDKHLMIWEQAYGLTTDKSLSPETRFYNVIHNVYKQTGKQVVVLIDEYDKPLLNTIDNETLHSVYRNMLKAFFSVLKSLDACIRFGFITGVSKFSHVSIFSDLNNLKDISMDPRYVDICGISEQELHGYFDDSIRELADANGITFEEACGQLRKQYDGYHFREDSIGVYNPFSLLNTFDSQVFNDYWFETGTPTFLVKLLQSKNYRLKDLEGKKVMSDVLSTTDTATSNPIPVLYQSGYLTIKGYDRKMRIYTLGFPNEEVERGFFNFLLPYYTPISNDDKASFLSDFVVAVDEGRPEDFLLLIQTMLAGQDYRIAGDAEKYFQNTFYLIFQLLGFNVVVEQATSQGRMDVTIQTDGYIYIIELKLDKTAEEALRQIKDNQYARPFQADKRKLYLIGVNFSSETRTVEKWVVEECSCCIKKQ is encoded by the coding sequence ATGCTATACCCTATAGGAATACAAAGTTTCGCCGACATCCGTGAACGCGGATTCGTTTACGTCGACAAGACGGCAATGGTTTACCAAATGGCGTTGAGAGGGAAATTCTATTTCCTCAGCCGTCCACGCCGGTTCGGAAAGTCCCTGCTGGTCTCTACCATGGAAGCTTACTTCTTGGGCAAGAAGGAACTTTTCAAAGGATTGGCCATCGAGAAGCTGGAAACGGACTGGGTGCAATATCCCATACTTCATCTCGACTTGAACGCCCAGAATTACACCAACGAGAATGCATTGCAAGAGGAATTGGACAAACACCTTATGATATGGGAACAAGCATACGGTCTGACTACCGACAAATCGCTTTCCCCTGAAACCCGTTTCTATAACGTGATACACAATGTCTACAAGCAGACCGGCAAGCAAGTAGTGGTACTGATTGACGAATACGACAAACCTCTGCTTAACACTATCGATAATGAGACGTTGCACAGTGTTTATCGGAATATGCTGAAAGCCTTCTTCTCCGTGCTCAAGTCATTGGATGCCTGCATCCGTTTCGGCTTTATTACGGGCGTGAGCAAGTTCAGCCACGTCAGCATCTTCAGCGACCTGAACAATCTGAAAGACATATCCATGGATCCCCGGTACGTTGACATTTGCGGCATATCCGAACAGGAACTACACGGTTATTTCGATGACTCTATCCGCGAGCTCGCCGATGCCAACGGCATAACTTTCGAGGAAGCTTGCGGACAGTTGCGCAAGCAGTACGACGGCTACCATTTCCGTGAGGACAGCATCGGGGTTTACAATCCATTCAGCCTGCTCAACACGTTCGACAGTCAGGTTTTCAACGATTATTGGTTCGAAACCGGCACACCTACGTTCTTGGTGAAGCTGCTACAGTCCAAAAACTACCGCTTGAAAGACTTGGAGGGCAAAAAGGTGATGTCTGACGTACTCTCTACCACCGATACGGCAACGTCAAACCCTATCCCCGTGCTTTACCAAAGCGGATACCTCACCATCAAGGGATACGACCGCAAGATGCGCATCTATACGCTCGGTTTTCCCAATGAGGAAGTGGAACGCGGCTTCTTCAACTTCCTGCTGCCCTACTACACGCCCATAAGCAACGACGACAAGGCAAGTTTCCTCAGCGACTTTGTCGTGGCAGTAGACGAGGGCAGGCCGGAAGATTTTTTGTTGCTGATACAGACCATGCTGGCTGGGCAAGACTACCGTATAGCAGGTGACGCAGAGAAATATTTCCAAAACACGTTTTACCTGATATTCCAGCTTTTAGGATTCAATGTCGTGGTAGAACAAGCCACCAGCCAAGGACGCATGGACGTGACGATCCAGACCGATGGCTACATTTATATCATCGAGCTGAAGCTTGATAAAACAGCCGAAGAAGCCCTCCGGCAAATCAAGGACAACCAATACGCCCGTCCGTTCCAGGCGGACAAGCGCAAGCTTTACTTGATAGGCGTGAACTTCTCATCGGAAACACGGACGGTAGAGAAGTGGGTGGTTGAAGAATGTTCATGTTGTATTAAAAAACAGTAA
- a CDS encoding PIN domain-containing protein: MHEAIRLKEKDFEDALQYFSAKQACVDCIITRNKKDFHFSDIPVYTPEEFLLR, from the coding sequence GTGCACGAAGCAATCCGTTTGAAGGAAAAGGATTTTGAAGATGCCTTGCAGTATTTCTCAGCCAAACAGGCGTGTGTGGACTGCATCATCACACGCAATAAGAAAGACTTTCATTTTTCGGATATTCCGGTATATACGCCGGAAGAGTTCTTGCTTAGGTAA
- a CDS encoding putative toxin-antitoxin system toxin component, PIN family — MSRIVLDTNCLIQSIPYKSRYHKVWMSFVKGENTFCVSNEIIEEYAEVLHRLTDYETADYVVKTILNSPFVELITPYFHFNLITADPDDNKFVDCAISANARYIVTNDHHYDVLKSINFPNVNVINIKQFCLELD, encoded by the coding sequence ATGAGCCGTATAGTTCTTGATACGAATTGCCTCATACAAAGCATCCCTTATAAAAGCCGTTACCATAAAGTGTGGATGTCTTTTGTAAAAGGGGAAAATACGTTTTGTGTATCCAATGAGATTATTGAGGAATATGCGGAAGTCTTACATCGTTTGACTGATTATGAAACGGCAGACTATGTTGTGAAAACAATACTGAACAGCCCGTTTGTAGAACTGATTACACCTTATTTTCATTTTAACCTTATCACAGCCGACCCTGATGATAATAAGTTTGTCGATTGTGCCATATCCGCAAACGCCCGCTATATTGTTACGAATGACCATCACTATGATGTGTTGAAATCGATAAATTTCCCGAACGTGAATGTGATTAATATAAAACAGTTCTGCTTAGAACTTGATTGA